Genomic window (Vigna unguiculata cultivar IT97K-499-35 chromosome 10, ASM411807v1, whole genome shotgun sequence):
ATATAAATCAACTCACTACTAATTTTTCGTGTTCactgaagataaaaaaatagaccCCAGAAATTCACATTTCTCAAACTCcgaagataaaaaaatagaccCCAGAAATTTACATTTCTCAATCTCTGAAGCAACCATCAAATTAACAGGGTCAGTAAAACGagcatgaataatattttttcaaacacAATATAGAGAACTATTCATTACATTGTTGGGTTTTTTTGACGATTGTGATGACGGTTGAACAAACAATAGAATTATGTATTCACTGAAAAGATGTATGAATTCCAGTTTttgttaaatgttttattttacaagagAAGAGTCTAATCCAATGATAACTTTTTCATAAATCTCCAAACCAAACGCCATCCTCAAGATACATGAGCCACAATCtcaatagtttcaaaaaatttatcatcTAGCTATTCATCTCAAGAAATTGGTAAAACGTAGAAAGTATGTACAAGTGTGTTCTAATGCAAAACAGATGATATTTTTCAGAGACAAGGGATATATTAGACCATCATACAAATTTAACCTTGCTGTGTTATTTGGTAAGAGAGCTTCATTTCCTTTCATACAACATGGAGGAAGAAATGCTTTTGTAACTGTATTCAAGTTGAAATGCTTGTGAGAATTCTTCAAGCAAGGATTCATGTGTAATATGAATAAGACTAGCATCATTCAGATGATGCAAATCAGCTCTTCCACGACCAACACCCTCTCTCACCAACTCCTTAATGCTTCCTACTTGACGGTCTCGAATTCCACATGGGATGATCCATTTGAAGGGAGACAAATCTGTTGTGACATTAAGTGCCAAGCCATGATAGGTTATCCAGCTAGACACTCTGATGCCAACAGCTGCCAGTTTCTCATTTCCTGTAATGCATTGCTAAGGTAAGAGAAAAACTCACAAGCATAATCAAATGTGTTGTATAATCTTATTTCACAGCAGCAAGTCTCATCCGTTTTGCTGAAAACTAGAAATGTTGTTGTCTGTACTCttgatttaatttgaaatttatggaTGATACTAAAAACTTATCATCTCAAAAATCCCTGAGGGAATGTCACAtgaaatgtacacaaatattatAGCTAAGACAGAAAAATCTTATTGGATCATATGTGAAAATACTTTAGAGTTAAACAACACAGTCCAAGGACAAACAATTATCTGCTAATGTGTAATAAACAACCAAGATAATTCAGAAGCATAGCAGGTGGTGCAGAGAAAAAAATACGAAACTACAAGTGTTATATAAATAGGATTTAGAGGTTTACCAACCCAAACACCAGTTAAACCTTCCACCGTAGAAGCCTGAATTGAAAATGTTGAAGAAAGAACACGAATGACAACCTCTTCAAGAGTCCTAAGGTACCAATGAAGATCCATCTTGTGTGTTCGGAGGTTGATAATTGGGTACATAACTAGCTGTAATGCAAAGCACAGTTATGTTATGAACTgctatacaaaataaataaaaataggaatCTAAACTGTAGCAAGTGATTTAGTGCAAGCACCTGACCAGGGCCATGGTATGTAACCTCTCCACCACGCTCAGTGCgataaatattaaaaggagCATTTTTCATGTCAAACTTGAGGTTCTCCATAGTACTAGCAGTGCCCAATGTATAAACAGGAGGGTGTTGTAGAACAATAAGGGTGTCATTACAATCTCCTTCCTTTTCAATTTGTGCCCTCTTGTCCCTGACAATTTCCTTTTGCCAAGACCATGCCACTTCATAAGGGACATGCTCCTGATGCAAATCAAAGAGATCACAGCTGTAAATTTAGTTTAATGGTTAGATTTTTCAGAGTAAGGAAGAAGGATATTAATGGAAAGGGAAGACAAGAACAATGCAACTTACATCCTTCTGTGGCCATTGATTACAAGAGAGGTGAATTTGGATGGTTTGGAATATAGAAGTGGCTTGTGCAGATCAAAGTAGGACCCTAGAGGTAGAGAAGGGTATGCTGGTGTTGTTGATGGGATTGTGCTCAAACAACATGTACCTAATAAAATCATGTCTAATTTGCTAAAACTAACTCTCTCTGAAATGGTTACTACTTAATGTGTAGTGTGAAAACAATGGAGCAATCAAAGGAAATTGGAAGGAATGAGGGGACCAATGAGCTCAACCCAAAATCCAAAAGTGTGAACATTGCCACCTGAGTTCAAAGAATATGCGCCTTGCAAAGAGAACATGAAAAGGGAGGGGGACAATCTTTTCCAATGCCCTTCTGCACATGATAAATATACCAATTGAGCGATCTACTTAAAATTATTCCATGGTATTTCTCAACATATTTAGAAATGTCGAGTCAGGTTTATCAATATCAATGACTCATAATTTGAGTTTAGAAACGACTTCCTCTCACTCATATTTAATCGATTCATCAaacaaaaattgtatattttcaaCTAAAACAGAACTAATAAAAGCAGACAAAAGGCACCAAATCAGTCAACAAAGTACATGCCACcaaaaaatgaaagtaatatTTGATGTAAGTGTTCCCACTTTCTAGCTGAGACATTAATCAAGAACCAAAGAAGCTAAAATCCTTTTCGTTGAATCTTATGGTGACAAAAAGTCGTTTCCAATAAGATCAATAGTAATAGGATAAAAGTAACAGGTCCGATGGTAAAAAGGGTGTATGCCTCATTAATATATGAATCAAGTGGAGGAGAGGAGGACCCAGAAGGAAAACCCTAGTGGGAAAACTCCATAATTGGTTAGTTGATATGGCACAACTATGACTCCAAACGCTTCCATGGTAAGAATTAAGGAAGGCGATCTTAAGGGTCGAAGAACATCCCTCAGATTTCATTTCTCCTCAAGGGAATTCAGTCCACTACTTTCAATATTATAAATCATCATAGGGAATTCCATTCCTGAGAATAAAGGGCAATAAAGGTCACCTAACTTACAAGGATGTGAGGCATTGACACTTCAACTGTATACCCTTTCTTCTATAGTAAGATAGGATGAGGCTCACGGCTACCctcaacaaagaaaaagaaaagtaaagtcACCAAAGCTGTGAACGTCAatgtctcatttttttttatttaatttattaattgaaacAAGAGTGAAAAAGGTGTTATAAAAcattaaagtaattaatatttttatatttcactttaaTAACAACTTATATTTGCAgtaaatttttaaacttgattataaTAGTAAAGAATTACACAGTTAAGCTATAAACCATGGTACAAGTAGTTTTAAAAGGTGTTGGGGAAGTCTTTATTCAGTTGAAAGATTGAAGCAAAGTGTGGATCCCTTTCGGTTTCACACAACATCCCCACAAAACAGGGGAAGAGAAAATAGAAGAAGGAAAAAGCAGAACAGGGAAAGCAAGATGAAAGAAAGGCCATGAGTTACAGTATGGCCTTAATATCTCGTCTTGTCTGGGATCAATGTGACTTAGATGCAAACTAAAAATATGAATTCAACTCCTAGGCCCACTTCAAGACATGGGAACAAAGAGTTCAAACACCCACAATATTTGGCTGGTTAACatataaaccaaaatatttCAAGAAAACACACGTTCACAACCAGAGTGTGGTCAGGTCAACACCCACAAAACATATTACAAAAAGGATTATATCTTTACAATCACAAGACATAGAAGTGTAAATTCAAATTCTGACAATCATATACCGAACCAAATAAATTCTAACTAGAAACTCAGAAAACCAAAAAATTTTGAAGCTAGGTTGAAGGGTCAATTTAAAAACACTACACATAttcttatgaaaaataaaagtctttaGATCATTACCAGGCCTCTTCAATTGTCCCactttgattgaatttggtTGAACTCCAATTTTATCCCTTCGTATAAGTACCTCTACCGCTGGACCagtaaataaaatcattatagAGAAGGATTGAATCCACTGCTTTCCCTCAGAAGGGACGTAAGAAATGTATTTTGGCCACCAATCAAACAGAAAACCAAcgctaaacaaaaataaaaacaaagaaaaaaagaagactTACTAGAGGTTGAAATTCAGAGGCGGAACTGGGAGTGGGTTTGTTCTACGAATAATGTATTTGGCGTGGTCTCAACGGAGGAGAGCACCGAAGGAACGAGGTTCGTGGGTGAGAAGAAGTTTCGGAGAGAACTTCCAATTGGCAGTGAACAAAAGAGTTTTTATGGAAAAGGGGTTAAACCCACACTAATCTTGTCCCAACTCACTACACTCAGGGTTTTGGGGGTTTGGAGCTTTTTAAAAAATCCCCATTAAATAGGTCATTAAAATAGGATATAGTTTTAAAGGAGATTGGAGCTGACTTATGTGCTGTGGGTTAAAATGATAGGCGTAGTTCTCCCAGGTGGGTTATTTTGGgcttaaaagagaaattaacatgtctgtttataattaaatttttttctaaaacaaaattgactttatgaaaattgttttcagcttttgattatttttaaaaattgttaaaactGATTATTTGTGTAAACAAAAGACCTTTTTTGGTGACacgaataaaataaaacaaataaactcttaatagaatgaaaaaaatgccattttttcaataataaaaatttactgAGAATACAAAATTTCCGATATGTTTTTCTATAAGACAAAAAATTTCTATATTATCAGATGCACGATTAGAAGTTTTTACGTGAAACTAATACAAATAACATGTGTAATACACAATCTCTCTATtgcataattatattaattaactatacgtatatgaaaattattaatatatattaaaacatagCATAAAAAACATAgcatttctatatatatatatatatatatatatatatatatatatatatatatatatatatatatatatatatatatatatatatatatatatatatatatatatatatatatatatatataatggttaCCTAAAAACATAGCATAAAAAACTAATACGtgaaaagattaaaactaataatttttaaatataaaaattataagatatacatactaatagaaattaaaggagttttaatagttaaaaaaaaaaaaatctccttAATCCAAGTGATGTCTTCAATTAAAAGTGACGTGTGGAACTTTTGATGACTACATGTTCTGAGCTAGAACTCAAACGCTGACATATGACTCAAAGACTTTTCAAAATCTCTGTTCTCCGTTCTCACATTCTTTTTTGGGTTCAAAGAATTCTACTCAAACAAAGTGAAGGTTGTGTTGTTTTGTGAGCCACGAaatcttattaaaatatcaGTAATAGAAGCTTCCCTCTGATCAAGTGCAAGACATGTtttaaagaagagaaagaagcaaAAAGTTGGTAAGTTCAAAGGTCCTTTTCAGTAGGGTTGTTTCTTATCCATTGGTAGATTGATGTAACTCTTCTTTCTGTGTTTTCAGGTACTTGCTGATTTTCATCTACATTATGGAGCTATCACAGGACAGTATTATCGAAGCAAAAGAAGAACTCATGGTTTCATCATTATCTGGTGGATACCCAATTCGCAGAACTGCTTATTTTATCAAACCCTGCATGGAAGGCTCAGCAAATCCTCCTCATTACATGTTCTCTTCTGGAAGAACAGCAACAGTTGCTTCCAACCCCGAAAAGCTGCCACTAGAAGTGATATACAGGGGATGGCATAATCCAAATCAAGAATGGAATACATGGGTTCAACAGATGCAACAAAAGTATGAATATATGTGGATAAGGGCTGGGATAGACCATGCTATCAAAGCTTCTACTTTTCTTATCTGTAGAAATGATGAGTTGATTCTTGAGCTTGCACCAAGGTGGTGTTCAAAGACTAACACGTTTATGTTTTCATGGGTAGAAGCAGCTATAACCCTGCAGGATCTGAATGTGTGTTGGGGTTACTCTGTCAGGGGAGAGCCTTTCTCTAGACCTCTTGTGAGTGATGAGGAAAAGGAAGTAGAACAAGAGTTGATTACTGTGTTTAGGATGTTTTTCAAATCGAAGGCCAAAAGGGCAGATCATAATCCATGGATGAAGTATTTCATGAGTAATGAAAGCAATGTGGAACATGAGGCATTCTTGTGCTGCTGGTTGTCGAGGTTTGTTTTCCCTGGTAGATCATATAACTCCATTCTGAAAAGTGTTTTTCCTATTGCCATACAGTTAGCAAGAGGGACTAAACTAGCTCTTGCACCTGCTGTCTTAGCCAACATTTACAGGGTTTGAGATGGGTGTTTTCCATGTGGAAATCGATCAACttttgtataatataatattggtTCATTTacacaaatttttttacaatccTTGTTGAACAAGTTCAAACAAAGATTCGAGTTTCGTCCTAATGTAGTTTAGGGAATTAACTCGGGAATCAATCCAAGATGGTAATCTTAAGCCTTAGTGTACTTTTATCCTtgctaaaattaaaatgaaaacaatggGGGAATGAAAGATTAAAAGAATGTATATACCTAAACTGGACCCAATGCGTGCTATCTGAATGCAAAATGCAACTAATGATGATGCAAGAAAGCTGAAAACAGTGCAGGCTAGCAACTTCAGAAACTGTTGATAGACCAGAGAAATCCAAATACTGATTTTTATGATCTAATGCATGCAACAAGTCTAATTTGCCTTGCTAATATGAGATATGCAATTATGATGcaaaatggaatgcaaaaaaACTGAAATCATGCATGTGAACCTAAAGCTGGCATAGTTGGCAGGGACAGATGTTAATGCAGATTCTGGTTTTCATCTGACCTGCTAGTGGAGATTCTCCCTATGCAGTACTTCAACAAGTCTAGAATGAAATGAAGGAATTAACAATGCTCTTTAATCCTGCAAGAAAAGGACAGAACCTAAAATCACTCTTTGCACATGTTGTGTATCAGATTCGATGTGCACGTGCGGTACAAAAGCCGAAACAAACACACTTGGTAATTTTCTTAGCTATTCTTTTAACCAGTTCCATACAAGTCTGCACATAATTTGAATTTGCTTCTGAGTACAAGACAATATTCAAGTTTCAAAGAATATTGTTACTTCGGTCAAGAGAATTATCAAtgaattaaacaaaattcaaatatctCATTTTAACATAACCATTGCTAAAAAACAAGTAAAGGCAACTACACAGGTGTTACCAAAAGAGGGACCATCGCATCAAAATAACCAGCAATACAAGTTAGCAATCTACACATTCTGTTCTACTAGCTAGATTCAGGAACTCTGCTCTATAATGGCAAAAAAGGATTCTTGGACTTCATTTACAAAAAAGGACACTATGGTTCAGCTTTGACtccaatattttaaactttatgaCCTAATGTTTCTGCTTTAAGCTTGGCAACCACTCTTTCAAGCCTCCCAATCCGGCTTTCAAGATCAGAAGCTATTTCTTCTATGCATGAGCTTGCATATTTCCTTTCCACATTACTGACGCCATCTCtatcacaaaataaattattgattttgaCTCCATTTCTGTTGTCTTTGACACTTCTTGGTTCTTCAGTACTTAATGATGGAAAAACAATAGATACAAGACTAGAAACATTTTCAACTTCTTCATCACCAACAAGGTTATCGAACTCGCGGGTTGACTCGTAAACCCGTAAGAGTCTGCGAGTCATGACACTGTTGACGAGTTAACTCGCTTATAAACTCGTTATTTTTCAAACTCGGAGTTAACTCGCTGACTTCGTACCAGACTCGCGAGTTTGAGACCGAGTCACCGAGTTCGAAAAACGGGATGAAATGACAGAAAAACATGTAGTTGGCATTCGGATTTTAAGCTCAAACTAAAACCCAACGACCCAAATCGAAAATCCAATTGTAAGCAGAGATCGAAGCCCAAATCCCAAATCGAAAACCCTAATCGAACGCTAACCTATTTCGTGATCTCGAGTTTGAGCTTCATCACCTTCGACGCCGTAGCTCCGCTCGTCCACGTCGTAGTTCTGGTCGCCTCGCGTCGCAGTTCCGATCGCCTCGCGTGGCAGCTCCGTCGGGTCTCTGGTTCAGCGGCGTCACTGTTCCCTTCTTTTAATTTCCCTGTTTCGTTGTTCCCTGGTGCGTACGTATACCCTTCTTGtctttctccttttattttGCACggataattttgtttgttttatatcTGTCTATGTTTGGAGTTCATAAATTTGAGAACTATTAATCGAGTCTTTTTTAAATCTTTGTGGTGGaataaatcttaattttaaaacgtttTATTTGAGTATATTTAcgatgttattttatttaagatttaatcattttttgatttttattttgaaggcaaaatcttaatttggtattcttatttataaaaattttaatttagtttttttttttaaatatctcaaATGTACCCTTTCTATTAAATTGAGCTAGATGTCGTTAACTAGACAGTGACATGACAAGGTTGTCCAGTAATGAAACTATGATAAAACAGAGCATAGTGACGTAAAAGTGGAAggggaaatttaaaataaaaaaaaataatagtgaaaTTAAATTAGGATTAGGGTTTTTAACCGCCGTATACTCACCGAAACAGTTGCTTTAGGTTCATCAACAACACCAGACTCTTGAGCTGTTTTCAATCTCTTAGTCTCAACAAGGGCTGCAAATACTACAGTGAAAACTGATATAAAAATGCCAGTCCCAATTCTTTGCAGCATTGTGATGCTTGAGGGTTTGCTAGTGATAGCTCTCGTCGCTAGCACAAATAAGCGGTCATAGATGGGACTGAAGAGAACAATGGCCGCAGTCGTAAGTGTTTGAAGAGAAGCAAGAGGTATCGATCTGCTCCATGAAACTATGTGGCTAGTGGTAGGGTCCTCCACCGCATCATAAGTCTTGGTTAGAAATGGGGTGGCCCTACTTCGTGAAGCCCCTCCATTGGCCTCGGAAGAGAAACCACTGTTGATTCATCACCTCCTATTTTGAGACGTTGGCGACGATGAGGAGGATAGTGGTGGCGAATCAAAGTACTCTTCTTTCACAGGGTACAAAtagttcattttgaaaattaaacaatttcGATATGTACGGTTCTGATGTGTTAATTCAATTCACCCTTGGCTTCAGGTTAACGTTTGTGAAGTTTGTTCATATGTAGAATGTAAGAtctgagaaaaat
Coding sequences:
- the LOC114165231 gene encoding uncharacterized protein LOC114165231; protein product: MELSQDSIIEAKEELMVSSLSGGYPIRRTAYFIKPCMEGSANPPHYMFSSGRTATVASNPEKLPLEVIYRGWHNPNQEWNTWVQQMQQKYEYMWIRAGIDHAIKASTFLICRNDELILELAPRWCSKTNTFMFSWVEAAITLQDLNVCWGYSVRGEPFSRPLVSDEEKEVEQELITVFRMFFKSKAKRADHNPWMKYFMSNESNVEHEAFLCCWLSRFVFPGRSYNSILKSVFPIAIQLARGTKLALAPAVLANIYRV
- the LOC114167261 gene encoding octanoyltransferase LIP2p, chloroplastic-like isoform X1 is translated as MILLGTCCLSTIPSTTPAYPSLPLGSYFDLHKPLLYSKPSKFTSLVINGHRRICDLFDLHQEHVPYEVAWSWQKEIVRDKRAQIEKEGDCNDTLIVLQHPPVYTLGTASTMENLKFDMKNAPFNIYRTERGGEVTYHGPGQLVMYPIINLRTHKMDLHWYLRTLEEVVIRVLSSTFSIQASTVEGLTGVWVGNEKLAAVGIRVSSWITYHGLALNVTTDLSPFKWIIPCGIRDRQVGSIKELVREGVGRGRADLHHLNDASLIHITHESLLEEFSQAFQLEYSYKSISSSMLYERK
- the LOC114167261 gene encoding octanoyltransferase LIP2p, chloroplastic-like isoform X2 — encoded protein: MILLGTCCLSTIPSTTPAYPSLPLGSYFDLHKPLLYSKPSKFTSLVINGHRRICDLFDLHQEHVPYEVAWSWQKEIVRDKRAQIEKEGDCNDTLIVLQHPPVYTLGTASTMENLKFDMKNAPFNIYRTERGGEVTYHGPGQLVMYPIINLRTHKMDLHWYLRTLEEVVIRVLSSTFSIQASTVEGLTGVWEMRNWQLLASECLAG